In Acidobacteriota bacterium, a single genomic region encodes these proteins:
- a CDS encoding POTRA domain-containing protein → MDTCLADSPPDSDTLQKEGAIIGKIIIERVDVFDPRVEGEENRLFKFINLLHLETHESVIRRELLFKEGDPYVKSRVEESARNLRNLHFLHTARIEPIAYHDGVADLKVYTQDAWTAKAGVNIGRKGGMNTFKMGLEDENFLGLGKKLSVEQFKGIENSGTLFRYYDNQLLGTKWKLISKYETNTDGQFIITNISYPFFSLDSRKFFQTEVSRGIPSYRSPPATSTRDLRIRPSF, encoded by the coding sequence TTGGATACTTGCCTTGCCGATTCTCCTCCCGATTCTGATACGCTCCAAAAGGAAGGGGCCATCATAGGGAAAATCATAATTGAGCGTGTCGATGTTTTTGACCCTAGAGTGGAAGGAGAGGAAAACAGGCTCTTCAAGTTTATCAATTTGCTCCATCTGGAAACGCATGAGTCTGTCATCAGGAGAGAGCTTCTCTTTAAGGAGGGGGATCCCTATGTGAAGAGCCGGGTGGAGGAGAGTGCCAGAAATCTTCGGAATCTCCATTTCCTCCATACAGCTAGGATTGAACCGATTGCCTATCATGATGGAGTGGCTGATCTTAAGGTTTACACTCAGGATGCCTGGACGGCAAAAGCGGGGGTCAACATTGGCCGGAAGGGGGGAATGAACACCTTCAAAATGGGGCTGGAGGATGAGAACTTCCTGGGGCTTGGCAAGAAGTTGAGCGTGGAGCAGTTCAAGGGGATTGAAAACTCAGGAACGCTCTTCCGTTATTACGACAATCAGCTTCTGGGAACGAAATGGAAGCTCATCTCCAAATATGAAACAAACACGGACGGCCAATTCATTATCACGAACATCTCCTATCCCTTTTTCTCGCTTGACAGCAGAAAGTTCTTTCAGACGGAGGTTTCCCGAGGAATTCCATCTTATCGTTCTCCTCCAGCTACTTCAACACGAGATTTAAGAATCAGACCATCTTTCTGA